A region of Faecalibacterium taiwanense DNA encodes the following proteins:
- the yihA gene encoding ribosome biogenesis GTP-binding protein YihA/YsxC gives MNYNKADFIASYGISSQLPESDRPELSFSGRSNVGKSSLINKLCSRKNLARVSSTPGKTATINFYSVDDCYFVDLPGYGYAKVSNADRERWDDLINSYFEAPRHHTLLVQLLDCRHAPSADDEQMLRYLHYHQIPYVVALTKADKLKKSQLAKTLEDFENLCRPYGCQKVVLTSGENGYGIPELQAVLNAAVAGEQEAE, from the coding sequence ATGAATTACAACAAAGCTGATTTCATTGCCAGCTACGGCATTTCCAGCCAGCTGCCCGAGAGCGACCGCCCGGAGCTGAGCTTTTCGGGGCGGTCCAACGTGGGCAAATCCAGCCTCATCAATAAGCTGTGCAGCCGCAAAAACCTTGCCCGCGTGTCCAGTACGCCGGGCAAAACGGCCACCATCAATTTCTATTCGGTGGACGACTGCTACTTTGTGGACCTGCCCGGCTACGGCTACGCCAAGGTGAGCAACGCCGACCGTGAGCGCTGGGACGACCTCATCAACAGCTACTTTGAAGCACCCCGCCACCACACCCTGCTGGTGCAGCTGCTGGACTGCCGCCACGCCCCCAGCGCCGACGATGAGCAGATGCTGCGCTACCTGCACTATCACCAGATCCCCTACGTGGTGGCCCTGACCAAGGCCGACAAGCTCAAAAAGAGCCAGCTGGCCAAGACGCTGGAAGACTTTGAGAACCTCTGCCGCCCCTATGGCTGCCAGAAGGTGGTGCTGACCAGCGGCGAGAACGGCTACGGCATCCCGGAGCTGCAGGCGGTGCTCAATGCCGCTGTGGCCGGGGAACAGGAAGCGGAGTAA
- a CDS encoding class I SAM-dependent methyltransferase encodes MAYNEFAYFYDEFNGEADYDALYAHIHAKLKEHGIHDGILADLGCGTGELTLMLTQAGYDMIGIDQSEEMLCVVRDKAEQLGLSGRLLLLRQDLLKLDLYGTIRGAVSTFDTFNHIPDLDTAIANAGFFMEKGGVFLFDMNTPYKHRNVLGDNAFTFEEEDAACVWRNHYDAANRRVEITVDIDYHETGEHFHEQFCEYTYDLDTIRTALEKHGFALESVCDGETFGPLTEDSQRYFFCAVKQYTQLEG; translated from the coding sequence ATGGCCTACAACGAATTTGCCTATTTCTACGATGAATTCAACGGCGAAGCCGATTACGATGCCCTGTATGCCCACATCCATGCAAAGCTCAAGGAGCACGGCATCCACGACGGCATCCTTGCCGACCTTGGCTGCGGCACCGGTGAGCTGACGTTGATGCTCACGCAGGCGGGCTATGATATGATCGGCATTGACCAGTCCGAGGAGATGCTCTGCGTTGTGCGCGATAAGGCCGAACAGCTGGGCCTTTCCGGCAGGCTGCTGCTGCTCCGGCAGGACCTGCTCAAGCTGGATCTGTACGGCACCATCCGGGGCGCGGTGTCCACCTTTGACACCTTCAACCACATCCCGGACCTCGACACCGCCATTGCCAACGCGGGCTTTTTCATGGAGAAGGGCGGGGTGTTCCTGTTCGATATGAACACGCCCTACAAGCACCGGAACGTGCTGGGCGACAACGCGTTCACCTTTGAGGAAGAGGATGCCGCCTGTGTGTGGCGCAACCACTACGATGCCGCCAACCGCCGCGTGGAGATCACCGTGGACATCGACTACCACGAGACCGGCGAGCACTTCCACGAACAGTTCTGCGAGTACACCTATGACCTTGACACCATCCGCACCGCGCTGGAAAAGCACGGCTTTGCGCTGGAAAGCGTCTGCGACGGCGAGACCTTCGGCCCGCTGACCGAGGACAGCCAGCGCTATTTCTTCTGCGCAGTCAAGCAGTATACACAATTGGAGGGATAA